From the genome of bacterium, one region includes:
- a CDS encoding DCC1-like thiol-disulfide oxidoreductase family protein gives MSLVRAGWGWLADEPRERVGLRIMQILLAATLLFKVTVYWPLADALWGPHGVAAGQSFAALFGPGAGGVLDRIFQTSAGAHVVLVAIGLGALGLVAGREFYLSVGLALAGFSLLYWRLPFAQGDDDLARFALAYMLLTLPPGVRVRSGALRVWFHNVGVLAIAAQVAILYFIAGFAKAFGEQWQHGTALYYGSQSELFSSPLLHHLVQFPWIVATGTFISVIYPILFPVAILSPFRVSWLVWGMLFHFLTAVLMGLWAFGGLMIGMDLFLITDGEYATLRRWIGARVRGVARAPVARLYIDGFCPTCRATARALARLDWRGRLEIVSFRDPATALPAGLTLPDLETEMKLADLRTGTVAGGFDAVRALAGHLPLLWPSRPLLAAIAWSGWGNRAYRYLAENRKIIPDPRACHLGDAECAVPGDERSANV, from the coding sequence GTGAGCCTCGTCCGCGCCGGGTGGGGATGGCTCGCCGACGAACCCCGCGAGCGGGTGGGGCTGCGGATCATGCAGATCTTGCTCGCGGCCACGCTGCTCTTCAAGGTGACGGTCTACTGGCCGCTTGCGGATGCGCTGTGGGGACCCCACGGCGTCGCGGCCGGACAATCGTTCGCCGCGCTGTTCGGCCCGGGCGCCGGCGGGGTCCTCGATCGGATTTTTCAAACTAGCGCGGGCGCGCACGTCGTGCTGGTAGCGATCGGCCTCGGCGCCCTGGGCCTCGTCGCCGGGCGGGAGTTCTACCTCTCCGTAGGTCTCGCGCTGGCCGGGTTTTCCCTGCTGTATTGGCGGCTCCCCTTCGCCCAGGGGGACGACGACCTGGCCCGGTTCGCGCTCGCGTACATGCTCTTGACGCTGCCGCCGGGGGTGCGGGTCCGGTCGGGGGCGCTCCGCGTGTGGTTCCACAACGTTGGGGTGCTCGCGATCGCGGCGCAGGTGGCCATCCTATATTTCATCGCCGGGTTCGCCAAGGCCTTCGGAGAGCAATGGCAGCATGGCACCGCGCTGTATTACGGCAGCCAATCGGAGCTCTTCTCCTCGCCGCTGCTGCACCATCTCGTCCAGTTCCCGTGGATCGTCGCCACCGGCACGTTCATCTCGGTCATCTATCCGATCTTGTTCCCTGTGGCGATCCTCTCACCGTTCAGGGTTTCCTGGCTGGTCTGGGGGATGCTCTTCCATTTCCTCACCGCGGTCCTCATGGGGCTTTGGGCATTCGGGGGGCTCATGATCGGCATGGACCTGTTCCTCATCACCGACGGGGAGTACGCCACCTTGCGGCGGTGGATCGGGGCGCGGGTCCGCGGAGTCGCGCGCGCTCCCGTGGCGCGGCTCTACATCGACGGCTTCTGCCCGACGTGCCGCGCGACGGCGCGGGCGCTGGCCAGGCTCGACTGGCGCGGACGGCTGGAGATCGTCTCGTTTCGCGATCCGGCAACCGCCCTTCCGGCCGGCCTCACGCTCCCGGATCTGGAGACGGAGATGAAACTGGCCGACCTCCGGACCGGCACCGTCGCCGGCGGGTTCGACGCCGTCCGGGCGCTCGCCGGGCATCTCCCGCTCCTCTGGCCTTCGCGGCCGCTGCTCGCCGCGATCGCGTGGTCGGGTTGGGGCAACCGAGCCTACCGCTACCTCGCGGAGAATCGCAAGATCATTCCCGATCCCCGGGCGTGCCATCTCGGCGACGCAGAGTGCGCCGTGCCGGGTGACGAACGCTCGGCCAACGTGTGA
- a CDS encoding MASE1 domain-containing protein, with protein sequence MGQPVWPLKWRRQITITVLAAVAYLLAAEVGLRLAVIYPNAAALWPSSGIALAVFLLAGYYAWPGIFLGAFLVNLTVIGTVWTSLGVATGNTLEGIAGAYLVRRFANGADAFDRPADVFMFAFVAAVLSTTVSPTVGVASLAASGLAAWTGHGPVWLTWWLGDATGVLVVTPLIVLWSRLPLPRWNAWALGERVLFLAVFVAVAWGVFDGRFNFAYAVVPFVVWAAFRFDPREAVTVVVLLSAIAIWGTANGRGPLVGAGPNESLLLLRVFLGIMMLVALPVSAVVAERQRLYRAERVARRQADQALGRAARLQAVTAALARAVGTEDVARVAVEHGMQILGARAGGLALVTPDRAALRAVCDVGFDNALVEKWSRVPLSTPALIADAVRSGAPIFLDDGETQDQRLQRVWQAFQIVAQAAIPLMIGERAIGVAFFAFTTLHSHTPEEREFMLALAGVCAQALERAQLYDRERQAAATLQRAFLPGGIPQVPGAQVDAAYLPGTQEAWVGGDWYDVFQLHEGRVALSIGDVVGRGLTAAVVMGQLRQAMWTAAMAEAEPAAVLDRAHELLAMGADTEAMATAIFGVFDPVELAFTYAAAGHPFGLLCTNEGAIEAMPPGEGPLGIDGYIPRTTRRLSLPLGALLVLYTDGLVETARDIPGEEAALHRAVRAAAREGGTDHAHRILEGMLQGRPATDDIAVITVAVQAVPADRLELAFRAEPRSVRLAREALRQFAARLGLTDGQGRRAGVALSEAMTNVVAHAYGASVGTVRVRAWQEGAWLRVEVEDEGQWRAPRPDEGRGYGIPTMRAMMDTVDIDRSPSGTLVRLGMSLAERPDEARASAEPVPDGVRGAVRTGPVASGAGEAPAPDGMPADVPVAQTGPFQVGRVNGIPVVEVAGDVDLSNAHMLQTALEQASRTEQRTVVVSLGGSAYFDSQGMHMLLRFNRRLEISRRRLVVVVPWHHPLKAVLDALGNAVNVTVVQTLAQALAEAQSGR encoded by the coding sequence GTGGGACAGCCTGTGTGGCCGCTCAAGTGGCGGCGCCAAATTACTATCACCGTGCTCGCGGCCGTAGCGTACCTGCTGGCGGCGGAAGTGGGTCTGCGCCTCGCCGTCATCTATCCGAATGCCGCGGCGCTGTGGCCATCCAGCGGGATCGCGCTCGCCGTCTTCCTCCTCGCAGGGTACTATGCCTGGCCTGGCATTTTCCTCGGCGCCTTCCTCGTCAATCTGACCGTGATCGGAACGGTGTGGACGTCCCTCGGCGTCGCGACGGGCAACACTCTGGAGGGGATCGCCGGCGCCTACCTCGTGCGCCGCTTCGCTAACGGCGCCGACGCCTTCGACCGGCCGGCGGACGTCTTCATGTTTGCGTTTGTCGCGGCAGTACTCAGCACGACCGTCAGCCCAACCGTCGGCGTCGCGAGCCTCGCTGCGAGCGGCCTAGCCGCCTGGACCGGCCATGGGCCCGTCTGGCTGACGTGGTGGCTCGGCGACGCAACCGGCGTCCTCGTCGTCACGCCGCTCATTGTGCTGTGGAGCCGGCTGCCGTTGCCCCGCTGGAACGCCTGGGCGCTCGGCGAGCGCGTGCTGTTTCTGGCCGTATTCGTGGCGGTCGCGTGGGGCGTGTTCGACGGCCGGTTCAATTTCGCGTACGCGGTCGTGCCCTTCGTCGTCTGGGCGGCGTTCCGGTTCGATCCGCGAGAAGCGGTGACCGTCGTCGTCCTGCTGTCCGCGATCGCGATCTGGGGGACCGCCAACGGCCGGGGCCCGCTCGTGGGGGCCGGGCCGAACGAGTCGCTCCTCTTGCTCCGGGTCTTCCTGGGGATCATGATGCTGGTGGCGCTGCCGGTCTCGGCCGTCGTCGCGGAGCGGCAGCGGCTCTACCGCGCCGAGCGCGTGGCCCGCCGGCAGGCGGACCAGGCGCTCGGCCGCGCGGCCCGGCTCCAGGCGGTGACCGCGGCGCTTGCCCGGGCGGTCGGGACGGAGGATGTGGCGCGCGTCGCGGTCGAGCATGGGATGCAAATTCTCGGCGCGCGGGCCGGCGGCCTGGCGCTCGTCACCCCGGACCGCGCGGCTCTCAGGGCGGTCTGCGACGTCGGGTTCGACAACGCGCTGGTGGAGAAATGGAGCCGCGTGCCTCTGTCGACGCCGGCGCTCATCGCGGATGCCGTCCGGAGCGGCGCGCCGATCTTCCTCGACGACGGTGAGACGCAGGACCAGCGGTTGCAGCGCGTCTGGCAGGCGTTTCAGATCGTGGCCCAGGCCGCGATCCCCTTGATGATCGGGGAACGCGCCATCGGCGTCGCGTTCTTTGCGTTCACCACGCTCCATTCCCACACGCCGGAGGAACGCGAGTTCATGCTGGCGCTCGCCGGCGTCTGCGCCCAGGCGCTGGAGCGGGCGCAGCTGTACGACCGGGAGCGGCAGGCGGCGGCCACGCTGCAGCGTGCGTTCCTGCCCGGGGGCATTCCACAGGTGCCGGGGGCGCAGGTCGACGCAGCGTATCTGCCCGGTACGCAGGAAGCGTGGGTCGGCGGGGACTGGTACGACGTGTTCCAGTTGCACGAGGGGCGGGTGGCGCTGTCGATCGGAGACGTGGTGGGCCGCGGCCTGACGGCGGCAGTCGTGATGGGGCAGTTGCGGCAGGCAATGTGGACGGCGGCGATGGCGGAGGCCGAGCCGGCGGCAGTGCTGGACCGCGCGCACGAGCTGCTGGCAATGGGGGCGGACACGGAAGCGATGGCGACGGCGATTTTCGGGGTGTTCGATCCGGTGGAGCTGGCGTTCACGTACGCGGCGGCGGGGCATCCGTTCGGGTTGCTGTGCACGAACGAGGGGGCGATCGAGGCGATGCCGCCCGGCGAAGGGCCGCTCGGGATCGACGGCTACATACCGCGGACGACGCGGCGCCTCTCGCTGCCGCTGGGCGCGTTGCTGGTGCTCTACACGGACGGGCTGGTGGAGACGGCGCGGGACATCCCCGGGGAGGAAGCCGCGCTGCACCGCGCCGTGCGCGCGGCGGCGCGGGAGGGGGGGACAGACCACGCGCATCGGATTTTGGAGGGGATGTTGCAGGGGCGGCCGGCGACGGATGACATCGCGGTGATCACGGTGGCGGTGCAGGCGGTGCCGGCAGACCGGCTGGAGTTGGCGTTTCGGGCGGAGCCGCGGAGCGTGCGGCTGGCGCGGGAGGCGCTGCGGCAGTTTGCGGCGCGGCTGGGCTTGACGGACGGTCAGGGGCGGCGGGCCGGGGTGGCGCTGAGCGAAGCGATGACCAACGTGGTGGCGCACGCGTACGGGGCGAGCGTCGGGACGGTGCGCGTGCGGGCGTGGCAAGAGGGAGCGTGGCTGCGGGTGGAGGTGGAGGACGAGGGGCAGTGGCGGGCTCCGCGGCCGGACGAAGGACGGGGATACGGAATTCCGACGATGCGGGCCATGATGGACACGGTCGATATCGACCGCTCACCGTCGGGGACGCTGGTGCGGCTCGGGATGTCGCTCGCCGAGCGCCCGGACGAGGCGCGTGCGTCGGCGGAGCCGGTGCCGGACGGGGTCCGCGGCGCGGTGCGGACCGGTCCCGTCGCGAGCGGGGCGGGGGAGGCGCCGGCACCCGACGGGATGCCGGCGGACGTACCGGTCGCCCAGACGGGGCCGTTCCAGGTGGGCCGGGTGAACGGCATTCCCGTGGTCGAAGTGGCCGGCGACGTCGATTTGAGCAACGCGCACATGCTGCAGACGGCGTTGGAGCAGGCGTCCCGGACGGAACAGCGGACCGTAGTGGTGTCGCTGGGGGGCAGCGCCTACTTCGACAGCCAGGGGATGCACATGCTGCTGCGGTTCAATCGGCGGCTGGAGATCAGCCGGCGGCGGCTCGTCGTCGTGGTGCCGTGGCACCACCCGCTCAAGGCCGTGCTCGATGCGCTTGGGAACGCGGTCAACGTCACCGTCGTGCAGACGCTCGCCCAAGCCCTCGCCGAAGCGCAGTCCGGGCGCTGA
- a CDS encoding DUF2079 domain-containing protein, translating into MEWGEAAGYTALLFGLSVLRYRLWYAWGLDLALYGQGLWLLTHRGISAVSSFTGHPILANSANYILLPLAPLYNLGGVYVLLLVQACAYGLGYVFIRGIARELGVGDGWAHLTGIVYFAYPTILAANISDFHPDALGVPILFGLALAACKGHRVAYGTLLAAALLVKDTVPIVLLGLSVALLLQGRAAWSALTGVIGLTSGYLDVEVIIPAVQHAPLVHWQPYYGSLGATPLQGVATLAHHPALLFAWAARVGAWASLGFLLGPFATLAVLPRARIINSWWLPGLALCEANLLSPEPLLSNPFNEMYVLAVPFFFVATLAGLRRVRPSLSHVPAVRGAVLAPVAVFLTLYVWVGAYGYLRSGHPPSPSAAAAAIAAVPRSAPVLAQDIVIAHVPPRPQMWATPVLLDGVDLPEGTYVILDPSLTMAELIPQSLLEQLLSQLANDGQAQMTFSQDHVIVYRLLRPLRFSPAHAPK; encoded by the coding sequence ATGGAATGGGGCGAGGCCGCCGGCTACACCGCCTTGCTCTTCGGTTTGTCCGTGTTGCGCTACCGCCTGTGGTATGCATGGGGTCTCGACCTCGCCCTGTACGGGCAGGGTCTCTGGCTGCTCACCCACCGGGGCATCAGCGCCGTCTCTTCCTTTACGGGCCATCCGATTCTCGCCAACTCCGCGAACTACATCCTCTTGCCGCTCGCCCCACTCTACAACCTTGGGGGAGTATACGTGCTCTTGTTGGTCCAGGCGTGCGCGTACGGCCTCGGCTATGTGTTCATTCGCGGTATCGCGCGCGAACTCGGAGTCGGAGATGGCTGGGCCCACCTGACCGGCATCGTCTACTTCGCGTATCCTACGATTCTGGCCGCAAACATCTCCGATTTCCACCCCGATGCGCTCGGCGTCCCCATACTGTTTGGGCTCGCGTTGGCGGCGTGCAAGGGGCATCGGGTGGCGTACGGGACGCTGCTGGCGGCGGCGTTGCTGGTCAAAGATACCGTGCCGATCGTGCTGTTAGGCTTGAGCGTCGCGCTTCTCTTGCAGGGCAGAGCGGCGTGGAGCGCGCTCACGGGCGTCATCGGCTTGACCAGCGGCTATCTGGACGTCGAAGTGATCATTCCCGCAGTCCAGCACGCGCCGTTGGTACACTGGCAGCCCTACTACGGCTCCCTGGGCGCCACGCCGTTGCAGGGTGTCGCTACCCTGGCGCATCATCCGGCGTTGCTGTTCGCTTGGGCCGCCCGCGTGGGGGCGTGGGCGTCTCTGGGTTTCCTTCTCGGGCCATTTGCGACGCTCGCGGTTCTTCCCCGAGCACGAATCATCAATTCATGGTGGCTTCCAGGGCTGGCTCTGTGCGAGGCAAACCTCTTGTCACCAGAGCCATTGCTCTCGAACCCGTTCAACGAAATGTACGTTCTCGCCGTTCCATTTTTCTTTGTCGCAACCCTCGCGGGTCTCAGGCGAGTGCGCCCGTCGCTGAGCCATGTGCCTGCCGTGCGGGGAGCCGTCCTCGCTCCCGTAGCCGTGTTTCTAACCCTCTATGTGTGGGTGGGGGCATACGGGTATCTGCGAAGCGGTCATCCGCCGAGCCCGAGCGCGGCGGCGGCCGCGATCGCAGCGGTCCCACGGAGCGCTCCCGTGTTGGCGCAAGATATCGTCATCGCGCATGTGCCGCCCCGGCCACAAATGTGGGCGACGCCGGTCCTCCTGGACGGCGTCGACCTGCCCGAGGGGACCTACGTGATCCTCGACCCGTCCCTGACGATGGCAGAACTTATCCCGCAGTCGCTCCTCGAGCAGCTTCTGTCGCAGCTGGCGAACGATGGGCAGGCCCAGATGACCTTTTCGCAAGACCACGTGATCGTGTACCGGTTGCTGCGTCCACTCAGATTCTCACCGGCGCATGCGCCCAAGTAG
- a CDS encoding MaoC family dehydratase, with product MQDPANDLIGPLKLRVGQAARLTKTVTDDDLRLFAEITGDYNPLHFSDDFAARTRFGRRVAQGGIAAGLLNALVAMNLPGPGTVFMSQSLNYRRPVYVGDTLTAAVEVRALKADKPVCHLAFVVTNQDGQTVLDAEAWTYTLRPDLEQP from the coding sequence ATGCAAGATCCCGCGAACGATCTCATTGGACCGCTGAAGCTGCGGGTCGGCCAAGCCGCGCGGCTGACGAAGACCGTTACCGACGACGACCTGCGCCTCTTTGCGGAGATCACCGGGGATTACAATCCGCTGCATTTTTCCGACGATTTCGCCGCGCGGACACGGTTCGGCCGCCGGGTCGCGCAGGGCGGGATCGCGGCCGGCCTCTTGAATGCCTTGGTCGCGATGAACCTCCCCGGCCCGGGTACCGTGTTCATGAGTCAATCCCTGAATTATCGCCGTCCCGTATACGTCGGCGATACGCTGACCGCCGCGGTGGAGGTTCGGGCTCTCAAGGCGGACAAACCCGTCTGCCACCTGGCCTTCGTGGTGACCAACCAGGACGGCCAGACCGTGTTGGACGCCGAGGCGTGGACCTACACTCTGCGGCCCGACTTGGAGCAGCCGTAA
- a CDS encoding GGDEF domain-containing protein, with product MTDALTQLSNRRAVEFELRREISLGRRFGTPLSTGDLPARIGGDEFMLLLPRTTKPNAIRVAEKLRQRLEQISFVDDIQVSVSIGVASMPDDGEAEDALLAAVDQAMYRAKQAGGRGVAFSS from the coding sequence ATGACGGACGCATTGACCCAGCTGTCCAACCGGCGGGCGGTCGAATTCGAACTGCGAAGAGAGATCAGCCTCGGCCGGCGGTTCGGCACTCCGCTCTCGACCGGGGACCTGCCGGCCCGGATCGGCGGAGACGAGTTCATGCTGCTGCTGCCGCGGACCACCAAGCCCAATGCCATCCGCGTCGCCGAGAAATTGCGGCAGCGTCTCGAGCAGATATCCTTCGTGGATGACATTCAGGTGAGCGTGAGCATCGGAGTGGCCAGCATGCCGGACGACGGCGAAGCCGAGGATGCGCTGCTGGCGGCCGTGGACCAGGCGATGTACCGCGCCAAGCAGGCGGGCGGCCGCGGCGTCGCCTTTTCGTCGTAG
- a CDS encoding DUF5819 family protein has product MTSRIGTWAANVLRVIALAWLIVHFALTGVYVLDRNPLSQALAPVLDRYTDKYFSQDWGLFAPNPLSANVSLMVRPLTPAESADVARLGVPATGWYDLTRALWEHRQRMPFSYDEALGHFHVVMMTDYLGGDPATFPSLYACREEGEQACRDAKASYAGARERATLYLWRLASEFVNARFPGPTYNAMALKIRQEFATPWPDRGSGRRSVRDTVIGVYARDPSRPPSPAPASEVRP; this is encoded by the coding sequence ATGACGTCTCGGATCGGCACGTGGGCGGCGAATGTGCTCCGCGTCATCGCCCTCGCCTGGCTGATTGTCCATTTCGCGTTGACGGGCGTGTATGTGCTCGACCGGAATCCGCTCAGCCAGGCGCTGGCTCCGGTGCTGGATCGTTACACCGACAAGTATTTCTCGCAAGACTGGGGGTTGTTCGCGCCCAATCCGCTGTCGGCGAACGTGTCGCTGATGGTTCGCCCGCTGACCCCGGCCGAGTCCGCCGACGTGGCGCGGCTCGGCGTGCCGGCGACCGGGTGGTACGATCTCACTCGTGCGCTGTGGGAGCACCGGCAGCGTATGCCGTTTTCGTACGACGAGGCTTTGGGCCACTTTCACGTCGTGATGATGACGGATTACCTGGGGGGAGATCCCGCCACGTTCCCGTCGCTGTACGCGTGCCGGGAGGAAGGCGAGCAGGCCTGCCGGGACGCCAAGGCGTCCTACGCGGGCGCACGCGAGCGGGCCACGCTCTATCTCTGGCGTCTGGCCTCCGAATTTGTGAACGCCCGCTTCCCCGGGCCGACATACAACGCGATGGCCCTCAAGATCCGGCAGGAGTTTGCGACACCGTGGCCCGACCGGGGATCGGGGCGGCGTTCGGTCCGTGACACCGTGATCGGCGTGTACGCCAGAGATCCCTCGAGACCCCCGTCGCCGGCGCCCGCGTCGGAGGTCCGACCGTGA
- a CDS encoding glycosyltransferase translates to MISVLVPTLNERRGPPELVRRVAEALDPLGPWEILFIDDSDPTDEASRGLRDLADGLRVRYLAGPGTGLAAAVVEGLRRSRGDLCVVMDADLQHPPELLPALVAALDRGHDVAVASRFANGGSERLSALRQVNAQGARMLARVVLVEARRTADPMSGFFAVRKPAVPVAALAPRGWKILLEILVRGNLARVADVPYAFGLRAGDESKLTWRTQVAFLRHLLALFLASAPSQRLARFALSGLGGVALNMLTYTVLVGRDGWPPLAAGLVARHVPMPLTFLPAQWWTWSDRAAGAPWPRLGRFLAVSEAGTVINMAVIVVFQYLGRRIAPWDNLIGILAAFAFAYLLNDRWTFVPMEKAVRVEGAGD, encoded by the coding sequence GTGATCTCAGTACTAGTGCCGACGTTGAACGAGCGACGGGGTCCGCCCGAGCTCGTCAGGCGCGTGGCGGAAGCCCTCGATCCTCTCGGGCCCTGGGAGATCCTGTTCATCGATGACTCGGACCCGACGGACGAGGCGTCGCGCGGGCTTCGGGACCTCGCCGACGGCCTGCGGGTGCGCTACCTCGCCGGCCCGGGCACCGGGCTCGCCGCCGCCGTTGTCGAAGGGCTTCGCCGGTCCCGCGGTGACCTCTGCGTCGTGATGGACGCGGACCTGCAGCACCCCCCGGAATTGCTCCCGGCCCTCGTGGCCGCGCTCGATCGGGGACACGACGTCGCCGTAGCCAGTCGCTTTGCAAACGGTGGTTCGGAGAGGCTCTCGGCACTCCGGCAGGTGAACGCGCAGGGCGCGCGGATGCTGGCGCGGGTGGTGCTCGTCGAGGCGCGGCGGACGGCGGACCCGATGTCCGGCTTCTTCGCCGTCCGGAAGCCGGCAGTGCCCGTCGCAGCACTCGCGCCGCGGGGCTGGAAGATCCTGCTGGAGATCCTGGTGCGTGGCAATCTCGCGCGGGTGGCCGATGTCCCGTACGCATTCGGCCTCCGCGCGGGTGATGAGAGCAAACTCACCTGGCGGACGCAGGTCGCGTTCCTGCGGCATCTGCTCGCGCTGTTTCTGGCCAGCGCCCCCAGCCAGCGTCTCGCGCGCTTCGCGCTCTCCGGACTCGGCGGCGTCGCGCTCAACATGTTGACGTACACGGTCCTCGTCGGGCGGGACGGGTGGCCGCCGCTTGCGGCCGGCCTCGTCGCGCGGCACGTGCCGATGCCGCTGACCTTCCTTCCGGCGCAGTGGTGGACGTGGTCCGACCGCGCCGCCGGCGCGCCGTGGCCCCGGCTGGGCCGGTTCCTCGCCGTCTCCGAGGCCGGCACGGTGATCAACATGGCCGTTATCGTGGTGTTCCAATATCTGGGCCGGCGGATTGCGCCCTGGGATAACCTGATCGGGATTCTGGCGGCGTTCGCCTTCGCCTATCTCCTCAACGACCGGTGGACGTTCGTGCCGATGGAAAAGGCGGTGCGTGTGGAAGGCGCGGGAGACTAG
- a CDS encoding sugar ABC transporter permease has translation MSLASRVRHAPATARLRRARSRPRLRPYAFLLPSFAFLATFTYYPVLSSLEMSLFRSTGAQGQRFVGIANYAQLAADPIFRQVVRNSAEYLVGTVPVTVALALALALLLNRTGVLTTAFRTAFFYPTLLPLVGAAAIWLFVYTPGYGLADVYLRGLIGGGVNWLEDPSAALPAVMIVTIWKNAGYYMLFYLAGLQTVPGELYEAARLEGASAWQQFRAITFPLLAPTTLFVLVIASINAFQAVDQIWLMTGGGPDNTTNLLLFYVYQTAFMFFDFHKAATLTIFLLVVLAAISSLSFRFLERRIYYEV, from the coding sequence ATGTCGCTCGCTTCCCGCGTCCGGCACGCGCCGGCGACCGCACGACTCAGACGTGCGCGGTCCCGCCCGCGCCTCCGGCCGTACGCGTTCCTCCTGCCCTCGTTTGCGTTTCTCGCTACGTTCACCTACTATCCGGTCCTCTCATCCCTCGAGATGAGCCTGTTCCGCAGCACGGGTGCGCAGGGCCAGCGGTTCGTCGGCATCGCCAATTACGCGCAACTGGCGGCCGATCCCATCTTCCGCCAGGTTGTGCGAAACAGCGCGGAGTACTTGGTCGGCACGGTTCCGGTGACGGTGGCGCTCGCGCTCGCGCTGGCACTGCTCCTGAACCGCACCGGCGTCCTGACCACGGCGTTCCGGACCGCGTTTTTCTATCCCACGCTCCTCCCGCTCGTCGGCGCCGCGGCGATTTGGTTGTTCGTCTATACGCCGGGCTACGGCCTCGCCGACGTCTATCTCCGGGGGCTCATCGGCGGCGGCGTCAACTGGCTCGAGGACCCGTCCGCGGCGCTCCCGGCGGTGATGATCGTCACCATCTGGAAGAACGCGGGGTACTACATGCTCTTCTACCTCGCCGGGCTGCAGACCGTGCCGGGCGAATTGTACGAGGCCGCACGCCTGGAAGGCGCCTCGGCGTGGCAGCAGTTCCGGGCCATCACCTTCCCGCTGCTGGCGCCGACGACCCTGTTCGTGCTGGTGATCGCCAGCATCAACGCGTTCCAGGCCGTCGACCAGATCTGGCTCATGACGGGCGGCGGACCGGACAACACGACCAACCTGCTGCTCTTCTACGTCTATCAGACCGCGTTCATGTTCTTCGACTTTCACAAAGCCGCGACGCTCACTATTTTCCTCCTCGTCGTCCTCGCCGCGATCAGCTCGCTCAGCTTCAGATTTCTCGAGCGGCGCATCTACTACGAGGTATGA
- a CDS encoding carbohydrate ABC transporter permease — MTPRTAGRITASLWALGVGAIAFIWVFPLLWVIATSVRATGQFGGQVASLWVPHPTFANFQEAWSDAPFLRLYYNTAVVVFGILGVQLVTTTLAAYAFARLEFWGRDVLFRIFLLQLMIAASALILPNFITVRTLGLINTRLGVMIPYFASAFGTFLLRQAFRGVPQELEDAAAMDGCSDLQKIWHVFVPLARPTLVAFSIVSVVYHYNEFLWPLIITETNQARTVTVGLASFTQSAESGAQWNLIAAGTVIVILPLLVLFIVFQRRFVESFMYSGLKG; from the coding sequence GTGACCCCGCGGACGGCAGGGCGCATCACGGCCAGTCTGTGGGCCCTCGGCGTCGGCGCGATCGCGTTCATCTGGGTGTTTCCGCTTCTGTGGGTGATCGCGACCTCGGTGCGCGCCACGGGACAGTTCGGCGGCCAGGTCGCCTCGCTCTGGGTACCCCACCCCACCTTCGCCAACTTCCAAGAGGCGTGGTCCGACGCGCCGTTCCTCCGACTCTACTACAATACCGCCGTCGTGGTGTTCGGGATCCTGGGCGTGCAGCTCGTCACCACGACGCTGGCAGCCTACGCATTTGCGCGCCTGGAATTCTGGGGCCGGGACGTCCTGTTCCGGATTTTCCTCCTGCAACTCATGATCGCGGCGTCGGCGCTGATCCTGCCCAACTTTATCACGGTGCGCACGCTGGGTCTCATCAACACCCGCCTCGGGGTGATGATCCCATACTTCGCGTCGGCCTTCGGCACGTTCTTGCTGCGGCAGGCGTTCCGGGGCGTTCCGCAGGAACTCGAGGACGCTGCGGCGATGGACGGGTGCAGTGATCTGCAAAAGATCTGGCACGTCTTCGTGCCGCTCGCGCGTCCCACCCTGGTGGCGTTCTCGATCGTGAGCGTGGTGTACCACTACAACGAGTTCCTCTGGCCGCTCATCATCACGGAGACGAATCAGGCGCGGACGGTCACCGTCGGCCTGGCGTCCTTCACGCAGTCGGCCGAATCGGGCGCCCAGTGGAACCTGATCGCCGCCGGGACGGTGATCGTGATCCTGCCGCTGCTCGTGCTCTTCATTGTCTTCCAGCGGCGCTTCGTCGAGAGTTTCATGTACTCGGGCCTCAAGGGTTGA